The nucleotide window TGGAGAAAACTAGAAATACAGAAAGCAAATAGACAACAGTGTGGAAGTATTATCGTAAACGtcaaaatttctatgaaaaggtgACAGTTGTATAGACACTTCCAAATTTCGTTGTCAAATTCAGCGTTAGTTTGGATGGGTGAAGTCTATGTCCAAAGACAGTCGTGTTAAAAACCGCTGTAAGATCATTTTTAGCGCTATATGAAGGCCCTGATTGTGCCAGTATGGTTATCGGAAATGGTCGAGTGGACGATCCAAAGGCACCTGCAATCCTAATGGGATGTGATTATGGAATTTCTGAGTTTCATCCCCCTCTTCACTCCGACCCTCCAACTGTTGTGGAGCCCCATATTCTTGGTGTGGCTGCTCCTGTGTGTGAGAGAAGTCCTGGCCATGTTGTGAGAAATCATGACCATGTTGTGAGAAGTCCTGCCCTTGTGAAAAGTCGTGACCATGCTGTGAAAAGTCGTGACCAGCATGTTGTGAAAAGTCCTGCCCATGTTGTGAGAAGTCATGACCATGTTGTGAAAAGTCGTGGCCATGCTGTGAAAAGTCCTGTTGTGAGAGATCGTGGCCTTGTGAAAAATCATGGTTGTGCGGATATTCTGGCTGTCCCAATTGGTGATTATGCAAGTTCTGCTCATACTGCGCCTGTTCTATTTGCTGCTGAATGTGATGCTGTAGCTGATGCTGGTATTCATGGTATTGTTCCTCCCCAGTATGGTGCTCGAAGACTTGTTGACCTTGTTCTTGGGTAAAGTCGTGAGCGAAGTGGGTTTCTTGAGTTGGAACCAGGTCTTGGTGGAAGTGGCCTTCTTGGTGAACATGGTTTATATCGTGACTGTGTGGTACTGGTGCCCAGCCGTTATGATCAACGTGGACTGTTGGTTGTGCTGCTTGAAGTACCGTAGGGTGCTGCTGTAAGACTGTAGGGTGTTCATGGACACCTGGGTGTTCTTGGACCACTGTAGGGTGCGCATGTAATAACGTTGGTTGAGGAACAGCAGTCGGATGCAAGAACTGATGATGCTCAACAGCCACGGCAGGCGTAGGTTGCTCTACGACTCCGTGCGCGTGTGCTTGTGGCAAAAAGTGGTAATGCGGCTCCTGAGGGCGCTCCAAAAAGACAGGGCCTGCTGCTGGAGCTACTGAAGGTGCTAGATGTACCGCTGGAGCAGGTAGAGCTGATTGAGCGAAAGGTACTAAGGGCTGGTGGAATGATAAAGGATATCTAGGGTATGTAGCGAAATATGAAGTCTGAACGGCATTACCAGGCCTGATTGCATAAGAGTATTGTGGAGCGTAAGGATATAAAGGCGCCACGTGAGCTGGTTGGATCGGGGCGGGAACAGGAAGCGCAGGCTTTAAATGAAAATGGTTCTGCGGCAGAATGAATTGAGGACTAGCGGGAATAATTGGGGCTACTGGAGGTGACGGCGCTGGAACGGGACGGGGAATAACAACTGACGGTTGAGGGATAGGGACAGGTAATGTAGGACTAACTGGAGCTGCTGGGACAACACGAGCGGGTAGAATTGGCACCACAGGCCTCGGCGCAACGTGGTGGTGATGATGATGGAAATGCTGATCTGGTCTCAAGTCAGTATGAGGGAACCTGTGCGCGTATGAATGTGAATGTGAGGGGACTTTATGACCAACTTGATTAGGATAGTGATGGATTAAAGGATGTTTTAAAGGCACTTTCACTGAATGCACAGAAGCTGTTGGTGGATAGGAAACTACAATAGGTTTTAGAATAGAGTGGGTGACGTGAGGAATATCGTGGCCGTACTTATACGGGGGTGCGGCGGAGAATACTCCACGTTTGTGATGCTTTATCTTCCCTGTGAGTTTCCCGAGGAGCTTGGCCTTTGCTCGGAGACCGTCGCCCGCGGCAAGGACCACGCAAGCGCACAACACCGCGACCTGAAATACACACGGGGTTTGTCACTAAATGAACTATCACTTATCACATTTGATCCACACATAACACAGCAACACCTCGCCTCAACACAAACTGATAGAACCACATTTACATCAGCACTAGATTGACAAAGCGCTTGCATCTTTCCTTCCCTTCCCTTCTCTGATTGCTCTCACCCCAGCAATACATGGCTGTATATATATGACGAAACATTAGTTTTACGCCTCTTCCTTTAAGGAAAAAGTGATGCAACCATACAGGGGCAACCAGGAAATAAATGTCTATACGTAAAAAATCTTAGGGAAATCACTGACGCAAGTGCGATGTCAAACTGCAAATTTGAAAAGGCTCTGGAACTGGGCCCGTTCCGTGATACTTGGGTTCCCTTAATGCCTACGAGTATGTTGGCAATTGGATAAGGCGAGGCGATGCCGGATAACTTAATCTGAACACTTCACTTAAGATCGTAACTTCACTTCACTGCACTCCTCAGATACTCACTACTGTAAACCTCATTGCGGCCGGTTGGCGCGAGAACCAATCGGGAACGGAGTGAGGTGGTCCCACGCTACCCATACTTATAACTTAGAGAGCAACCCATTAGTATGTAGCCATCGTCCTGTTTTCACTCATACCGGAATCGTCCTTGCGTTAGACCATAGGCAAATGCATCTAAATTCTTCCGAATTTCTTGCCACTCTTATTTGCATCTTATGTGGAAGGTAGAAGGTTAAATTTGGAAGGGGGATGGGCTAGTTAAAAACGTGCGCGTAGCTTGCTGCCGTCATTCTTGTAACATGAGTGCGCGTGCGCATACTAATTGATCAAGAACGTAATCGGGAGAAAATTGTAACGCGGCAGGGCCGGACTTGGCTTTGACAGGAATTCAGTACCGCTTCGATACCTTAAGGCGGTCTTCACATTGAATGCGAATTCGCACGTCGAATATAGGTAAGCCGGAGCGATGTGCGAATTCGCATCATGATAACTAAAAGTTACTCTAGAATCTGGGATTTGATGATAATAATATAACGTTAATCGCGCGACTTCCTCTACATGCTATATAGGTACTACCGAATATCAAGGACGGGTAAAGTATGGACATGCAGGACATGGGTTTGATTATCATGTTGATTCTTGAGGGAGGTCTTTATCTATTCTGCCCTTAGCTTATTTGGTGACACTCGAAGACGTTTGTACTTGCTGATATGTCATTGTCAAATCTCAAAAAAACCTACTTTAAGCAGCGGTGTTAAAACTAAGATACATACCAAAGCCAACGATGCGGTGCAGTAATGCAAgtcgaaatatttaataactacattaagggccacttgtaccattcactaacccggggttaaccggttaaacatgctggagttaccatggttaccaggacaatttgacactgggttaacggcttAACTGGTTAACTCCAGTCtccaggttagtgggatggtgaaaGTGGCGCTAAGTAAATCGCTGACATATGAAATTAAAGTCCGCTCCAATCCGTGCCTGTCGCACATTGCAAAAACCACCATTATATATAAAAACCacattaagggccacttgcaccattcactaacccggggttaaccggttaaacatgctggagttaccatggttaccaggacaatttgacactgggttaacggcttAACTGGTTAACTCCAGTCtccaggttagtgggatggtgaaaGTGGCGCTAAGTAAATCGCTGACATATGAAATTAAAGTCCGCTCCAATCCGTGCCTGTCGCACATCGCAAAAACCACCATTATATAAAAACCacattaagggccacttgcaccattcactaacccggggttaaccggttaaacatgctggagttaccatggttaccaggacaatttgacactgggttaacggcttAACTGGTTAACTCCAGTCtccaggttagtgggatggtgaaaGTGGCGCTAAGTAAATCGCTGACATATGAAATTAAAGTCCGCTCCAATCCGTGCCTGTCGCACATCGCAAAAACCACCATTATATATAAAAACCacattaagggccacttgcaccattcactaacccggggttaaccggttaaacatactggagttaccatggttaccaggacaatttgacactgggttaacggcttAACTGGTTAACTCCAGTCtccaggttagtgggatggtgaaaGTGGCGCTAAGTAAATCGCTGACATATGAAATTAAAGTCCGCTCCAATCCGTGCCTGTCGCACATCGCAAAAACCACCATTATATATAAAAACCacattaagggccacttgcaccattcactaacccggggttaaccggttaaacatgctggagttaccatggttaccaggacaatttgacactgggttaacggcttAACTGGTTAACTCCAGTCtccaggttagtgggatggtgaaaGTGGCGCTAAGTAAATCGCTGACATATGAAATTAAAGTCCGCTCCAATCCGTGCCTGCCGCACATCGCAAATGCTGATCGTGTCCGCGGTTACCAAATAATACAGCGATCACTTTCCCGCTCTCACTATCGTGGGACTACCTAAACTGCAGTGCTAATTCGTCTGCCTTGACTCATTGTGGTTGATACACGGGATAAACGGAATAGGCATACCTACATTATTAAATATGGCATGGCATTGTGTAACGGATAAAACAAAACTGACAATGAATCCATCAAATTATGCAGGCTCAGGCCtaatccatccatactatccatactaatattataaatgcgaaagtctgtctgtctgtctgtctgtctgtctgtctgtctgtctgtctgtctgtctgtctgtctgtttgtctgtctgtctgtctgtctgtctgtgtgttacctcttcacgcttaaaccgctgaaccgatttagttgaaatccatactaatattataaatgcgaaagtctgtctgtctgtctgtgtgttacctcttcacgcttaaaccgctgaaccgatttagttgaaatttggtatacagatagtttaagtcccggggaaggccataggatactttttatcccagaactcacccctcaagggggtgaaaaatggggtggaaatgtatagtgtggaccaatttgggggtgaaaaaaggatgaattacaaagcagatttgtttaagaattaaggtacccaaattactaattccacgcagacgaagtcgcgggcaaaaactagtacttaatattataaatgcgaaagtctgtctgtcggtttgtctttctgtctgtgtgttccctcttcacgcttaaaccgctgaaccgatttggatgaaatttggcatagagataggttgaggccaaggacataggatagtttttatcccgaaaatcatcccttaagaaagtaaaaagcggggtggaattgagataattaacgaagtgcctgctaatttgtgtgcataatatgctcaaatttagattgctatgagaatttttccaggcgctattattactctagctgcggttactaagtccacgccgACGAAGacgcgggcaaaaactagttgTTCAATAATAACGTATTTGCTCATTATTTCAAAGctcattatttcattattatgcTAAACGTTTGGATTATTAGCATTTCCTCGCTAAACTAAtaagttagagttagaccaagctacaTAAGTTGGCagagattttgatagcccagaccagactgtgcaagggttattatgtcaaacttctatgaaatgatgacgcttaaataacacttgcacaatctgcgctatcaaaatcgctaccaacttagcttggtctaattaGTAATTTCCTTGTTCTACAagcttattatttttttatactatgctCGTTCAGAAACCATTGTggcattttaaaataatttgacccaTTTCAGAACGCATCACAATTAAATGTCACTTTGACGtagttgacagttttgacataATTCGCGCAATTTTTCATGTTTAcgctttatttaattacattacaGTACTTTCAGTGTTTCATTTTTgttgttaaataattaaataatgtatgacGACAGTTATGACAACGTTTGTAGAATATGCTTTCAACGTCAAGATACTATATTCTCGCTGTTCAGAAAGCAGAAGGGATCATCTCCATATGATAAACTAGTTAAACACACAAAACTCAAAATCGCTTTAGACGACGGCGGTCCAGCTTCTATTTGCCTACAGTGTCTCACAGATCTAGACACGACCatcaactttttaaataaatgtgaaaAATCGAATGAAATACTGGCCATTAGAAATTATGAGAAAAAAGAAGTTTCAAATTTGGAATGCGGCGTTCCGAACGACATCGTTTGTTTTTCTCAAGAAGAGAGCGTAGATTCTGAGTTGATTCGGCCAGTTAAGGGTAGTGTGGACAATCAGGGTGGAAAACACATAGAATTAGTGACAGAAAGTGTTCAATGTCCTCAATGTGGTTCTAAACGCCGCTGCAAACATTGGGCGCCGCCTATGGCTCATACCTGCCAATACTGTCAAAAAGTGTTTACTAGAAAATTTAATTACACACTGCATCTGTAAGTGCCAAATTATTACTCTTTTGTTTAGCTCCTGATGAAACTTCAATAATACAAATCTTATTACTTAAAGCTTGTTTGCTAACTTGAAATCAAAAGGCAAATTTATTGTTTCAAACGACTTTATTGCTGCATCTTTCTGAATGATTTGAACTTTTTACAGTgtgttttttacttatttattgctAAGAATTAATACTTACTATTCATACACTAGTGCTTCTGTCAGTCAAATTCTTAGTTTTTGCATTAAAAGCTCCATTGTGGCGTAATATGCACTCATGAATTTGTACAACACTGACATGACCAATATTGTATCTGTGTatattagcaaaataaataaattgaaattgaaattacaaTCAGCACCAAATAGATAGTGGCCACTCTGGTGGCCAAATATAaagtgcgtgtgtgtgtgtgtgttttaatAGGAAGTGTGTGTGTAGTGTAGTCATCTCCAAAGAAATGAATTGAGAAATCAAATCTTATTTTTactcgttttaatttttttttgttactttaaattttgaaccAAAGCTTTTTAACATTTCAGCAAGCGGCACCTAGGCGAGCGGGACTGGCCTTGCCCTATCTGCGGAGCCTTACTGCTGACTCGCTGGCTGGCTACAAGACACTGTAGAAGACCACGGAAAGCCTGCCCTGTGCCTGGCTGCGACAAAACATTCACTACAAATACGAATCTGGCTACACATGTTAGGACTCATAGCGGTAAGCATTCCTAACAACTGTGcttgaaaaatattaaagtctacGAAATACTAAAATTATGGTTCGATAGACAAATCTAATACATAATCTCCAGACCAGACGGTCTTGGTTTGTTCTTgtactccgctgtctgtctgtctgtccgtctgtcaccaggctgtatctcatgaaccgtggtagctagacagttgaaaatttcacagaagatgtatttctgttgccgctataacaaaaaatactaaaaacagaataaaataaatatttaagtggggctcccacacaacaaaaattatttttttgccgttttttgcgtaatggtacggaacccttcgtgcgcgagttcgactcgcacttagccgtttTTTTGTAACTAAAGTGGTGCTGTATGTAtaaggtttttacaataaatgtctttctttctTAAGACCTGCACTCTTCTGAAAATTACAAtggtaataataaatttaaataatttgaaatgtTTACAGGTGAGCGTCCCCACGACTGCCCAGAATGTGGCAAGAGCTTCTCATGTAAAAACACCCTTAATGATCACATCAGGATTCACACAGGTAAGTACTGGTATAGACTTTTGATGAGATTGCTGGCTCCTCCCTCGGTCGCGGGCACTGGTGTGACAAGTGCGGCAGGGCGCATTTCACGCATCGCACCGGTCGATGGCATCCCTGTGAAGAATGCCTAAAGCCCTGGCACCGATAACATTGCGGTGGCCCGGgtttacctctccaaggttattgtataatttttattttgaatttttatcaatgttattttatatttttcatttttattttctatttttctttttgtaatttttgtaatgtgttaaaatatgggtttgtaagacttgaaataaatgtttttttttttttatattgaccgggatataaggGAGCGTTCAAATaatacgtaacgcaatttggggAAGTGGGGGGGGGGTCTTGTGAAACGTTACGATGCGTTACAGGGGCGGTCGGGGGACTTCGAACAACCCGTTAcgtaacattgttttttatttaaattttaaactaggGAACGCATTCACACgcatatattgttttattatttaccgcaaacgcgattaaaataataacaaaggtATTTTAGCGACTTTCCGGTACTTTGCGAAACGTAATTgtaacttttaggtaaaaaaaatggtCACTAAGTGTTACGTAatgtttaggggggggggggggggtccaaCTAAACGTTACGGTGCGTTACAAGGGGCGAGGGGGGGGTTAAAAATCTTCAAAAAAtgtgttacgtaatatttgaacgctccCTAAACCgtgaacaaaacaaaacaatacaaaaggtaataaaattatatgtcaGCGTACCTAACTACACGCAACGACATAATTTGACGCCTGATTAAaaatttagtacttatttaaaaaaaaatatgaaaagagAGAAAAATAGTTATGAAGAaggaaaaatatacaaattccAACAATAGTTAGTTGTAGCAAAAAGCCAACGACACGAGGTGTTCCCaggcggtcacccatccaagtactgacctcgcccgacgttgcttaacttcggtgatcGGACGAGAACCGGTGTATTCAACGTGGTATGGACGTTGGCGATTAGAGGTGTGAAAAATATCATCATAATATAACACTGTGACGACATTACATTGTAAATTGATAAggtaaaacaaaacataatgAAACTATTTCCTAATGACAAACAGGGGTAAccaaatcatggagactatataaaggagccaaatctctatgtatgaaaagtgtccatcaaaaaacagtaattaggcggcgccaccatacaccgaaatactaccaaaaacaacctacgtaatttggtcgggttatttgttgccttatatcatTATatggtcccagagcctaactagcgccaccggagagattaggaactattatttaaagctggaAGCGGTcaattttgcaacaattctgccataagagattgtcatcCTTTCTAatctttctataccatccataaaccAAATAATAGTTATGAATGACATAACCAGAATACATTGTGTTATTTATGATGATCTTTTTTGCTACTCCATCCGCCAACGTCCATACCACGTTGAATACACCGGTTCTCGTCCgatcaccgaagttaagcaacgtcgggcgaggtcagtacttggatgggtgaccgcctGGGAACACCTCGTGTCGTTGGCTTTTtgctaaaaattaattttatttttggctAAATGTTGGATaaaaatggaatcgattggcatcaaaatatttttttctcaaaatacCTAAAAATTTATGATTTTCTCGCTCGAAAGGTACGGTAACAGGAACgggtgtcatctccatacaatttatatccttaaaacgccaaatctcccaaaattgtattgagatgacaaTGACTTATGTTACCGTACCCTTcgtttttcaaaaataatatagaaaaGGTCTCATAAGATAATTTTGGCGTAGCAGTGCGGGTTCTGGTAGATGCCCGCAATTGCCCCTTTAAAAAACCTTCCCCgttgtacatatgtatataatgtattacTTTGGTATTACAATCACTACCACTATCGGCGTGCACTGTTATGACCTTATgacacttagcgccacttgcaccttcgcactaacccggggttaagcggttaaaccgttaacccagtgtcaaattgtactggtaatcatgttaactccaggtttaatgggttaaccccgggttagtggaatggtgcaaatggcgcttattataataattgataaGCTACACAATCATATAAAAACCACCTGTCAATCGCAAACAAGAGGTAACCAAAGTGTATGTCAGGATTATAAACGAATGACGTCACAATAGTGTTATTTGTGATGATATTTTTCGCCTGGTCTTTCGCCAACGTCCATACCACGTTGAATACACCGGTTCTCGTCCgatcaccgaagttaagcaacgtcgggcgaggtcagtacttggatgggtgaccgcctGGGAACACCTTGTGTCGTTGGCTTTTTGCTTAatagcaaattttatttaaaagctaGTTTTTGATCCCGGATAAAAATGCATTGTTACCAAAATCTATAAAAACCAATTCATTGTCAATTACGCAGTTATagttttttcaaaattgttttttgtatgatTGTGTAGCTTATCAATTGTTATCATAAAAAGTGGCATAACCGAACCGTGCATGCCGAATTGCCGATACAGAAGTGTTATTTAGTGCGATTCTAATCTAATACTAAacttatgtacagtcgaaggcaaaaagatcgatccagacaaatggctcaaatatatgtgaacacgactttattgtctaaggtgtaagagcgtacacatatttttgaaactttgggaatgtatatatatttatgcccttgactgtaccttatAGGGTAAGTTTCTTAAAGAGGCATTGAGGGCAGTTACCAAACCCCGTTTTCCCTGACTTGACGATGATTGGCATTTACGGATTTTGGAAACAATCACTACTAGAAAAAAAAGGTGCCAATTAATTCCATTTTTGTCCAGctaaaaaaaaactcgtttGTAGCAAAAAGCCAACGACACGAGGTGTTCCCaggcggtcacccatccaagtactgacctcgcccgacgttgcttaacttcggtgatcGGACGAGAACCGGTGTATTCAACGTGGTATGGACGTTGGCGAATGGTTATGCGAAAAAGAACATCACAATTAACACTATAGTGACGTCATTCGATTATAATCTTGGCATACAcctaggcatagagtaacttatactagagcggtactgtcatagtaaattttgtaaccacagaaaattcactgccatcacacactttaaaactaaaaatgaagatttataaaaatacgatatgatgtatttaaatatggataaatgattttttttatttgcattaattatttttatgatttttacccatgttctttcactgataagcgttaaaaattttaaataacaaacgataccgtcaacgccatctatacgacagtaggccaaagctagtagcgccctctgaacgagaatcaaattttcttgattttcaaggatcgtttttttcttagactgtatccatctattacggagttatatccacgttatatctatctttgacctaGGTTACTTCTTGTTTGCGATTGACAGGTGGTTTTTATATATGATTGTGTAGCTTATCGATTATTATAATAAGCGCCAATTGCactattccactaacccggggttaacccattaaacctggagttaacatgattaccagtacaatttgacactgggttaacggtttaaccgcttaaccccgggttagtgcgaaggtgcaagtggcgctaagtgtcATAAGGTCATAACAGTGCACGCCGATAGTGGTAGTGATTGTAATACCAAAgtaatacattatatacatatgtacaacGGGGAAGGTTTTTTAAAGGGGCAATTGCGGGCATCTACCAGAACCCGCACTGCTACGCCAAAATTATCTTATGAGACCttttctatattatttttgtatgtatgtatgtatgttaccgtAACATAAGtcattaaacctggagttaccatggttaccagtccaatatgacactgggttaacggtttaaccgcttaaccgcGGGTTAGAGGgaaggtgcaagtggcgctaagtttCGTAACTCATAACAGTGCACGCCGATACTGTAGTGATTCTCATACATTATATATATGCTGAACAGAACCCGCACTGCTAAGTACGCCAAAATGATCTTATGAGACCttttctatagtatttttcatacacgaagggtacggtgacaggtgtcatctccatTATCTCCATACAATGTATTGAGATGACAATGACACATGTCACCGTACCCTTCgtgtttgaaaaataatataGAAAAGGTCTCATAAGATAATTTTGGCGTAGCAGTGCGGGTTCTAGTAGATGcccgcaatagggtatttgacaacattaaaaatatataacgaattgctgtcatcctgaaagataataaactaataaagtatatttcactatatttgaatgtaaatta belongs to Cydia strobilella chromosome 15, ilCydStro3.1, whole genome shotgun sequence and includes:
- the LOC134747617 gene encoding bromodomain-containing protein 4-like; the encoded protein is MGSVGPPHSVPDWFSRQPAAMRFTVVAVLCACVVLAAGDGLRAKAKLLGKLTGKIKHHKRGVFSAAPPYKYGHDIPHVTHSILKPIVVSYPPTASVHSVKVPLKHPLIHHYPNQVGHKVPSHSHSYAHRFPHTDLRPDQHFHHHHHHVAPRPVVPILPARVVPAAPVSPTLPVPIPQPSVVIPRPVPAPSPPVAPIIPASPQFILPQNHFHLKPALPVPAPIQPAHVAPLYPYAPQYSYAIRPGNAVQTSYFATYPRYPLSFHQPLVPFAQSALPAPAVHLAPSVAPAAGPVFLERPQEPHYHFLPQAHAHGVVEQPTPAVAVEHHQFLHPTAVPQPTLLHAHPTVVQEHPGVHEHPTVLQQHPTVLQAAQPTVHVDHNGWAPVPHSHDINHVHQEGHFHQDLVPTQETHFAHDFTQEQGQQVFEHHTGEEQYHEYQHQLQHHIQQQIEQAQYEQNLHNHQLGQPEYPHNHDFSQGHDLSQQDFSQHGHDFSQHGHDFSQHGQDFSQHAGHDFSQHGHDFSQGQDFSQHGHDFSQHGQDFSHTQEQPHQEYGAPQQLEGRSEEGDETQKFHNHIPLGLQVPLDRPLDHFR
- the LOC134747639 gene encoding zinc finger protein 771-like; translation: MYDDSYDNVCRICFQRQDTIFSLFRKQKGSSPYDKLVKHTKLKIALDDGGPASICLQCLTDLDTTINFLNKCEKSNEILAIRNYEKKEVSNLECGVPNDIVCFSQEESVDSELIRPVKGSVDNQGGKHIELVTESVQCPQCGSKRRCKHWAPPMAHTCQYCQKVFTRKFNYTLHLKRHLGERDWPCPICGALLLTRWLATRHCRRPRKACPVPGCDKTFTTNTNLATHVRTHSGERPHDCPECGKSFSCKNTLNDHIRIHTGVKPYICPVCGKLFATNKLSTHILSHTTSRPHACAAPGCARAFKSRRALTLHVATHEHRRAHKCSVCGNRYNHTQSLNKHMKRHAQKSITTDNVQIDHSDI